A window from Rhodohalobacter sp. SW132 encodes these proteins:
- a CDS encoding VOC family protein, whose translation MIKQTLQITILVKNLEEAKRFYTQQLNFEVHTELEFSDDWKYLTVTPDKSNETVIELCESKTPEQHNLIGNQGGGQVLLMFESDDIEKDYQEMKIRGVEFNGVPKEVPGGNGVGFKDLYGNQFDLFQPDNTN comes from the coding sequence ATGATAAAACAGACATTACAAATCACCATCCTGGTTAAAAACCTGGAAGAAGCCAAACGATTTTATACTCAACAGTTGAACTTTGAGGTGCATACGGAACTGGAGTTTAGCGATGACTGGAAATACCTGACCGTAACTCCAGACAAAAGCAATGAAACCGTTATTGAACTATGCGAATCCAAAACTCCGGAACAGCACAATTTGATTGGTAATCAAGGCGGGGGACAGGTTTTACTTATGTTTGAAAGTGATGACATTGAAAAGGATTACCAGGAAATGAAAATCCGCGGCGTTGAATTTAACGGAGTACCCAAAGAAGTTCCGGGTGGTAATGGCGTGGGATTTAAAGATCTTTATGGCAATCAATTCGATCTATTTCAACCAGACAACACTAATTAA
- a CDS encoding DoxX family protein: protein MTSNHQLSKSRLWSARIMGGIVILFMLMDSIFKFIQPEEVVQGSLELGYAEHHIAIIGVLGLISIILYAVPRTSILGAVLLTGYWGGAIATHLRLDNPLFSHILFPVFLGILAWGALWLRNEQLQHLFPIINRSER from the coding sequence ATGACATCGAATCATCAACTTTCAAAAAGCCGCCTTTGGTCGGCGAGAATTATGGGCGGGATTGTCATCCTGTTTATGCTGATGGACAGCATCTTCAAATTCATTCAACCTGAAGAAGTGGTGCAGGGTTCACTTGAACTGGGTTATGCTGAACATCATATTGCGATCATAGGCGTCCTCGGACTGATTTCCATCATACTGTACGCCGTTCCCCGAACGTCAATACTTGGAGCTGTTCTGTTAACCGGATACTGGGGCGGAGCGATTGCCACACATCTTCGTCTCGATAATCCGCTTTTTTCTCATATTCTTTTTCCAGTTTTCCTTGGAATACTGGCATGGGGTGCCCTCTGGCTTAGAAATGAACAATTGCAACACCTGTTTCCTATTATAAACAGATCGGAAAGGTAA